Within the Candidatus Eremiobacterota bacterium genome, the region TTTTTTTCTTCTGGTCAAGGATCTCCAGGGCCTCGGGAGTGTTCTCCGGCGCCTTGTAGCCGAAGCGCTTCTCCGCGTCTTCCTTGGAGAGCTCATAGACGTCCTCGTCAATGACAAAGTAGTTGATTTCCTTCCTGAGGCGGGCGAATTCATCATTTATGGCGGCAGTGGTGCTTTTCCCGCCTTTCACGGACTTTTTCACCGCCCTGTTTATCTCCTTCACCACCTCGGCGATTCCAAGGCAGACAAAAGCGAGGGGGATGTACATGGAGGTGTTGGCTCCGGGGGCCCGCCATTCCAGCTTGTTTCCCGAGAGGCCGAGAGAGACGGAGCGGTTGCGGTCCTGCTGAAGGGAGTCACGGAACTCCGAGGTGCTGCCGAGAAAGGCCGAAAGGTACACCGGGGCCTCATACCCGGGGCGTCTTCGCAGGTCGTTCCCCCTGGAGGCTATGGCGGCGTCATAGACATGCCAGTGCCTCCCCATGGCGGCCACCATGGCAAGCCCTATGAGGTTCACCGGTGAGTGAGCGTCGGGGGCAAGCCCCTGGAGGCTCAGCAGGTTCTCCTTGATCTCCCTCGTGAGCATATCATATTTCACAAGGCTCATGTTGGTGTGCTTGCCGCTGCCGTTTATGCCGGCGCCGCCGGCGCTCTCGGTGAAAGACTTGCTTCCGATGAGGGCCCTGTAACCATGGCGCTCGCAGACATCCTCGATGACCTGGCGGGCTATCAGCTCGTTGTCGGCGGCATTGAGTGCCGGGGCGTATTTAAGCACAATCTCGCACTGGCGGCCCTTGAGCTCGTCGCCCGTCTGGCCCACCTCCATGTGCTTCTGCACGGCCGTGATCCCCACGTGGGCGAGGTCCTTCACGATATCGTTCAGCAGGGCTTCCTCCTTTCTCTTGGGGATCGTGAGGTACACGCCCTGGAGGTTCTGGTTGATGGGTCCGGGCCCTCCCACGACGGTCTGCCCGAGGTACTTCAGGTCCGAGCGCTGGTGCGTGGCATCCTTCGGCATGACAAAGAACTCTTTCTCGAAGCCCGTGATAAGGGAGTAGCGCTCATGGGAAGCCGGAGGTGATACATTCAAGGTGGTCATGAGCTCTGAAAGAGCCTCTTCCAGCACTTTCGAGGCGAGCCTGAGGGGCTTGCGGCCTCCCATGGGGATGCCCTCGGGCGTGATCATCTCCGACAGAATATAGAGGGTGCCCCTTCTGAGGGAATCGGGGAAGGTGAACCACTTGCTCTCCGTGTCGGGGACGGCAAGCACCTTGGAGCGGTGCACGACGCGGCCGCCTCCCGTGGCAAAGCTTGAGCCGTCGAGCTCCGCCCCTTCAAGAAATAGCTTCTTGTCAAACTCCTTGATGTTCACAGGCTTCGCTCTCAGCTTGGAGCTTATCATGGGCGCCACGGTGTGGCCTATTTCTGTGATGCCCTTGTGAAGGCACCATTCTATGAAGTGCTCATAATCCTGCTTGGCCTGGGGGGGCACCACGCACTCGGGGAAGTGGATGCTCCTCCTCTCTTCCGCCAAGCGGTCTTCCTCGGCATGGATCAATTCGCGCGGAATTGCGTCGGGCTCCACACCCTTGCGTCCTTTTTCCTTCCTTGCAGGCGGTGTTTTCTTCATGGGCTGTTCCTCACTTTACTTCAATAAATATGCCGGTACAGGGATTCTCCAGAGGGGCCGGCAGTCCTCTAATAAGAGCAAATTGATCACGTCATATGTAGGTAAAATATTTTAAAAATACTCTTTCATCATCCTGTGGGATATTTCATAGGTATTGTGTGTTTCAGCAGAGAGGATTTTAAAGGTGAAACGAGTAAGATGGAGTGCATGGCATCGAAGATTTCTGCAGCGGTTTTTTTATGTGCCTTTCTTATGACGGCAGTGTCTTTTGCCGCTGGTGACGGCGAAAAGTGGATTGCCAGCCAGCCGAAGCTTTATACGGTGAAGGAGAGGGCCCGGTTCAACAGGTTCCTGGGAGAGCTTCACCGCCGGTTTCCCACGCTTGAAGGCAGAATGAGGGCACTTGCCCTTGCCCGCGTGGGAACGCCTTACAGCCTCGGGTGCCTTGGCGAGGAGAAGCCCCCTGACCAGAAGCCCTTCTTCCGCGTTGACGTGACGGACTGCACGGTTTTTGTTCTCACAACCCTCGCCATGGCCCACGGGTCCACCTGGGACGAAGCGCGGGAGTTGATGAAGAAGCTCAATTATCACAATCCTCCCATGGTCGGGACAAAGACGGTGAGCTATCAGAACAGGCAGCATTTCACTTATGAGCGCCTCCACTCCTGCCCCTTTTTCGCCGACATAACGGCATCGCTTGCCGCGCCTTCAGTCTGCGGGAAGGCTACGGTGACTCTGAACAGGAAAAGCGACGGCACGAAGCTCCTTGATATCCCATGGGAAAAAGAGGTGACGGCCTTATATATTCCTGCGGCCCAGGTTGACGAGAAGCTTGTGGCAAAGCTCCCTTCCGCTGCAGGGGTGGCCTTCGTGAGGAAAAAGAACTTCAGCCTGGGGATCGTGGTTTCCCACGAGGGACTTGTTATTGACAGGAAATGGCTTTTCCATGCCAATTCCATCTCGAAGAAAGTGGAGAAGAGGTCTTTCCTCGACTACCTGTCGGAAAACTCCGATTATTTTGACGGCGTGATCTTTTCAAGGTTTTACTGAGAAGGAGGGAGTGTCATGATCTTTGACAGCGCCGTGGTGGGAAGGGTTGACTGCAACTGTTACGTACTGGGATGCCCGGATACCAGGGAGGGCGTGGTTATCGACGCAGGCGGGGACGCCGATGTCATTGCGCAGATCGTCAGGAAGCACGGCTTGGCCGTAAAGCATTTTCTCTGCACCCATGGCCATTTTGACCATATCGAGGGACTCAGGGACCTGCGCGCGGTGATAGAGGCGCCTATCGCGATTCACGAGGAGGATATCCTTCTTTACGAGAATCTGCCGATACAGGGGCGCCATTTCGGGATGGAGATTGAGCCCGCCCCTCTCTGTAACCGATTTCTCAGCGAGGGAGACGAGATAAAGTTTGGAAAGCTCGCCCTGAAAGTGATCCACACGCCGGGGCATTCCCCCGGGTCGGTATGTTTTCAATGCGGCAGCGACGTTTTTACCGGCGACACAATATTTGCGGGATCCATCGGCAGGACGGACCTCACGGGCGGCTCCCTGGAGAGCCTTGTCAAGAATGCCAGGGAGAAGCTGCTTACCCTTGGCGACAAGGTAAGGCTCTATCCCGGCCATGGGCCAGCCACGACTGTGGGTGATGAAAAGAAAAACAACCCCTTCCTGGCAGCAGCCCCGTTATGAGTGGTTTCTCCGGTGATAAATGACAAGCGCCTCGCCAGGGGCCAGGGTTCCGCTCAGCCGGCCATCATGGCGGTGCAGCTCCCTCCCGTGGAGAAGCTCCCTGACAGGGCCTTCCGGTGTATCGCCGCCTAACGAGAACTCCCCCGGGTCGTCGCAGTTCATGTTCACTACTATGAAGAGCTCTTCATTCCCATGGCTTCTGCGGTAGGCGAGGACATCCGGGCTGCCGCCCTCGATAAGGACGAAAGAGCCTTTCTCCGTGCAGCACGCGATGGCTTTGTGGGTCTGGCGTATCTCATTGACTCTGGCGATGAATGAAGAGAACTCCCGCGGCGATGCCCAGTCAAAGTGCCAGCGGTCAAAGAGGGCCAGGGGCTTTCCCCTGAAATGCTCCACTTCCCCGGCGGTGAAGTCCAGGCCCGTGTTCACAGGGTAGGTCTCGCCCAGCTCGTATCCGTTATGGATAAAGGGTATCCCATAGGGCAGGAAAGCGTTGACCACGTAAATCCACTTGGAATATCCCACCTCTCCCTTCTTGGTGGCGCTCCTCGGCGTGTTGTGGGACTCCGGTGTGGCGAAAAAGGAGAGGGGCATGCCCCCTCCCACGTGGTGCATAAGCTTTAAGAGCCCTTCGCGGTTGTGCTCCACGTTCCACGCATAGCCGAGCACCACATTGTAGCCCGCTTCCAGGCTGTGCTCGTCAACGGTGAAGTTCTCGGAGAGAAAGGCGAAATCAGGATCATTCCCCCTGGCGGCGGCCACGATTTCCTGCATGAGGGCCGGCGGCAGCGCATGGCCCATGTCCACCATCACGCCGTTGATGCCGAAGGTCTTCTGATAGTGCGGTATGATGTCCCTTATCCTGTCCCAGAGGGGGCGGTTTGCCCTCTCCATTTTCGCAAGGGCGTTATCATACATCCTTATGGTGTTATAGGCTATATAGTTGAATTGCGGCTTCGCGGGATCCTCGTCAAGGTAAAGGCGAAGGTACGTCACGTCGGTCCAGGGAGGCTGCACGTCATCGGGAGGCCAGTCGGCAAAGGCGCCGGGAATCCTGGTCTCAACCTCCCTGCCCGACAGGGGGTCCAGGGATGTGCCGAGAAACCCTCCCTTTTCCTGTTTTCTCACTTTTGCCGGCGATGCGGGGGCGAGCTTGAACATGGCTCTGTAATCGGCCGGCGGGGCAGGAAGGTTATTGAAGTCCTTTGCTGTCACTTTCTGCTTGATCCTGGCGAGATCCTCATCACTGAAGACAGGGTTCCCGTAAGAGGACTTCATCTCATCGGGACGCATGCCGGGGCGCCTTTCAGGGATTGCATTGTCTATCCAGTAGAACCAGTCGGGATTCGTCGCTATCCAGTCTGCATCCTTTGCGCCGGTGCGGAACACGAACTCGAGGACCGCCTTCATCCCCAGGGTATGGCAGGCCTCCACGAGGGCCTTGAACTGCGTGGTGATATCAAGATCGCAGAGGGGATCGCGGAGCTTCTCGTCAAGCTCGTAAGGATTTCTGATGGCATAAGGCGAGCCCAGGTCCCCCTTGTTCCCGTCTTTCCCGATGGCCGTGATGGGCAGGAAGTAAACCACGTCGCATCCCAGGCGGTGGATATGGCCAAGGAGCGCCAGGGTCTTCAGGAAGGTCCCTGTTTCCCTTATTGCACCGCTGTTGACGGTGATATCCCTGTCATGGCCGCCGATCACGCCGTCGCCGTCGTGATCAAAAGCGGTGGCAAGCCGGGGAAATATGTTGTACACCTCGGAGTTGCAGATCCAGAAGCCTTTTGTCCCCCTGTAAGGGAGGTGGCTCCCTGCCTTTTCCCGGCCTGCGGCAAGAATGGCTTCTATGTGCCCTGTGTAGTATTCATAGGGATTCACGTTGACGGGGCGATGATCCTCAGGGGGCTTCCCGCCGGGGGGAGCCCAGAGCGGGGGGACAAGGTAGGTGCCGGTGAAAGTATCCTTTTTTCTTTTGAGGTCCTCAAGTACCTTGAGAAGCGCCGATGTAGCTCTTTCCATGGATAAACTCCTTCAGCTTGAATGATATTAAGCTATTCTTCCGAAGGAGTGTTTATCCTTTTCCCGGGAGGAGGCAGACGCCGGGAATCAGGAGGGCGGGGCTATTCCCTCTTGTCAGGCAATGAGGCAAGGAGGCCCGATTCCATTCCCCAGAGGGCAGTGCTGTGAATTCCGTTCAAAATGAGTTCCTGCATAATAATCACCTTCATTTCAGTTTCAAGGTGATTATAAGGGACGGGGCGGATCATCGCAAGATCTCTTTTGTAAACATCATGTAAACGTAACGGGACTTCCCCCATATCCCTGCAGCCCCGGCCATGAGGGCCCGCCGGCCTCCCATTATCTCAGCGGTATTCCACTTGGTGAGAGCAAAGAAGGGGCACATGGCAGTGGGCTAGAAAAGACCTATCAATGTTCGGCCGGTGGGATGAAGGCAATGAGATCGAAGCGCCCTCAGTTCAAGCTTTTCCTCTTTTTCACGCTCATGGCGTTCTTTTCAGCCATTGCCGCCCTGGAGAGCCCCTGCGGGGAGGCTGAAGGAGCGGTTCTCGCGGTCGTCAGAACCGTAAGAGTCTCTCAGGAACCGCTCTCTGCAATTGCCGTCTCGCCGGAAAACTCTCTCATCGCAGGTGTGGACAGCCGCAACGTGCTCACCCTGTGGGATTCCGACGGCAGGACAAGGGAGAGGATATCTTTTCAGCATCCCATTCCACCTGTAAGGACTCTTGCTCTTTCTCCCGACGGGGCACGAATTGCTCTCGGCCCTGAGAAGGGCTTCGTGCGGGTCCTGAGCACCGGCGGAAACGACGACGGCGTCACGCTTGACTGGTACAACACCGTGACTGCCCTTGCATTCTCTCCCGGGGGGAAAGGGCTTCTCGTGGGCTCTCTGAACGGTGATGTCAAGTTCTGGGATGCCGAGAGCGGCGCTCTCACGAGGCTGTTCAACGACACGGATTTCCTTGTGCAGTGGCTCTGCTTCTCGCCGTCGGGGCGCATGGCGGCGGCGGGCTTCTGGGATCGCTCGATTGCCCTGTGGGATGTGGCGACAGGGAAGATTGTAAGGCTTCTCCGTGAGAAAGAGGAGCCCCTTCTCCTCTATTACAATCCTCAGCGGAACAGGGATGAAAAGCGCTCTTCCCGCAGCAGCGACACGGTCTCTCTCTGCGGGGCTTTCACCGGTGACGGCTTGTTCATTGCAGGGGGCTGCAATGATGGAACCGTGAGGATATGGAACGTGGAGTCAGGGGAGAAGACCGGCACGCTGAAAATATCAGAGTCACCGGTGACTTCGCTCTCTGCCTCGCCCCGCGGCTCGTACCTGGCATGCGGCACAGGGAGCGGCGAGACCTGCCTTCTGGACCCGGCAGGGCAGAGCGCTCCGGTGCTCCTTCCCGGCCACCATGACGCCGTGTGCTCCCTCGCCTTTAACAGTGAAGGCACAATGATTGTCTCCGCGTCAAGGGAGGGCGTCGTAATCGAGTGGAAAGTTCAAGAGGCCAAATAAAAATACCGGCACTCTGTGGAAAGTGCCGGTATCTATTTAATCAAATGAAGCTCTGCCCTAGACGCCGGTGACCTCCTTTACCTCAGGGATCTCTTTCTTGATGGTCTTCTCTATGAACATCTTCAGAGTCATCTGGCTCATGGGGCATCCGCCGC harbors:
- a CDS encoding DUF1460 domain-containing protein, producing the protein MASKISAAVFLCAFLMTAVSFAAGDGEKWIASQPKLYTVKERARFNRFLGELHRRFPTLEGRMRALALARVGTPYSLGCLGEEKPPDQKPFFRVDVTDCTVFVLTTLAMAHGSTWDEARELMKKLNYHNPPMVGTKTVSYQNRQHFTYERLHSCPFFADITASLAAPSVCGKATVTLNRKSDGTKLLDIPWEKEVTALYIPAAQVDEKLVAKLPSAAGVAFVRKKNFSLGIVVSHEGLVIDRKWLFHANSISKKVEKRSFLDYLSENSDYFDGVIFSRFY
- a CDS encoding MBL fold metallo-hydrolase translates to MIFDSAVVGRVDCNCYVLGCPDTREGVVIDAGGDADVIAQIVRKHGLAVKHFLCTHGHFDHIEGLRDLRAVIEAPIAIHEEDILLYENLPIQGRHFGMEIEPAPLCNRFLSEGDEIKFGKLALKVIHTPGHSPGSVCFQCGSDVFTGDTIFAGSIGRTDLTGGSLESLVKNAREKLLTLGDKVRLYPGHGPATTVGDEKKNNPFLAAAPL
- a CDS encoding alpha-glucosidase C-terminal domain-containing protein, with protein sequence MERATSALLKVLEDLKRKKDTFTGTYLVPPLWAPPGGKPPEDHRPVNVNPYEYYTGHIEAILAAGREKAGSHLPYRGTKGFWICNSEVYNIFPRLATAFDHDGDGVIGGHDRDITVNSGAIRETGTFLKTLALLGHIHRLGCDVVYFLPITAIGKDGNKGDLGSPYAIRNPYELDEKLRDPLCDLDITTQFKALVEACHTLGMKAVLEFVFRTGAKDADWIATNPDWFYWIDNAIPERRPGMRPDEMKSSYGNPVFSDEDLARIKQKVTAKDFNNLPAPPADYRAMFKLAPASPAKVRKQEKGGFLGTSLDPLSGREVETRIPGAFADWPPDDVQPPWTDVTYLRLYLDEDPAKPQFNYIAYNTIRMYDNALAKMERANRPLWDRIRDIIPHYQKTFGINGVMVDMGHALPPALMQEIVAAARGNDPDFAFLSENFTVDEHSLEAGYNVVLGYAWNVEHNREGLLKLMHHVGGGMPLSFFATPESHNTPRSATKKGEVGYSKWIYVVNAFLPYGIPFIHNGYELGETYPVNTGLDFTAGEVEHFRGKPLALFDRWHFDWASPREFSSFIARVNEIRQTHKAIACCTEKGSFVLIEGGSPDVLAYRRSHGNEELFIVVNMNCDDPGEFSLGGDTPEGPVRELLHGRELHRHDGRLSGTLAPGEALVIYHRRNHS
- a CDS encoding WD40 repeat domain-containing protein; this encodes MRSKRPQFKLFLFFTLMAFFSAIAALESPCGEAEGAVLAVVRTVRVSQEPLSAIAVSPENSLIAGVDSRNVLTLWDSDGRTRERISFQHPIPPVRTLALSPDGARIALGPEKGFVRVLSTGGNDDGVTLDWYNTVTALAFSPGGKGLLVGSLNGDVKFWDAESGALTRLFNDTDFLVQWLCFSPSGRMAAAGFWDRSIALWDVATGKIVRLLREKEEPLLLYYNPQRNRDEKRSSRSSDTVSLCGAFTGDGLFIAGGCNDGTVRIWNVESGEKTGTLKISESPVTSLSASPRGSYLACGTGSGETCLLDPAGQSAPVLLPGHHDAVCSLAFNSEGTMIVSASREGVVIEWKVQEAK